From the Micromonospora echinofusca genome, the window AGCACCTGGAGCAGTCACCTGGCTGACATCCGGCACGGATTACTTCCATAAGGTCCATACTGCCGAGGGTTGATCAACCGTCAGACGAAGACGCATAGCCAACAGGTGAAAGGACCTCCTGCACGGTCGGATCTTCGTGTGCGGAAGGGCAGCCGGTCCGACTGGTATCCGAACGAATAGCAGGTAGTTTCTCGTACACCACCGCGACGAGGAGTTTGTGCATGTCTGAGGAGACCTGGCTTGCCGCTCGCTTGATCCCTACGTCAGGCATCAATGGGGCTGAGGAGCAGGAACGCCGAGCAACTTCCGCCTTGCTTGCGGTCATGAGCGCGGTACGCGAATTCGGCCGGGTGATCACACAGTCGGTCGGCGCTCCAGCCGGGACGGTGCAGACCTTCATCGAGGTGCCCTTCAAGCTCGGCACTCAGCAACTGTTCCCGGATGGGTTGATTCGTGTCAGTCGGGGCCAACGGCAATGGACCGCACTGGTCGAGGTGAAGACCGGCAACAACGCGCTGAAGACCGAACAGCTTGAGGCGTACCTGGATGTGGCTCGCGAGCAAGGCTTCGATGCCTTGATCACCATTTCTAATGAGATAGCACCTGTAGCTGGCCAACATCCGACCCCGGTCGACCGACGTAAGTTGAAGAAGGTCGCACTCCATCATCTGCCGTGGACCGAGATCCTCACACACGCCGTTATCCAGAAGGAATACCGTGGTGTCGCCGACCCGGATCAGGCGTGGGTCCTCGGGGAGCTGATCCGGTACCTGGAGCATCCGCGCTCAGGCGCGATGGAGTTCAGTGACATGGGGCCCACCTGGGTTCAGGTCCGCGAGGGCGTCTCCACCGGCACCCTCCGCGCCACCGACAGCGGCGCAGCCGAGATCGCGGGCCGGTTCGATGCTCTGATCCGATACGCCTGCCTGCGGCTGGGCAGACGCCTCGGCACCGAGGTGACGCCCGCCCTGAGCCGGCGGGACGTTGCGGACCCGAGCGCTCGGACGCAATCGCTTGTCAACCAGTTGGCCTCAACCGGGACGCTGACCGGAGGCATCAAGATTCCTGGCTCGGTGGGCTCGCTCCACGTGTCAGCAGACCTTCGCGCAGGGC encodes:
- a CDS encoding stress response protein, translating into MSEETWLAARLIPTSGINGAEEQERRATSALLAVMSAVREFGRVITQSVGAPAGTVQTFIEVPFKLGTQQLFPDGLIRVSRGQRQWTALVEVKTGNNALKTEQLEAYLDVAREQGFDALITISNEIAPVAGQHPTPVDRRKLKKVALHHLPWTEILTHAVIQKEYRGVADPDQAWVLGELIRYLEHPRSGAMEFSDMGPTWVQVREGVSTGTLRATDSGAAEIAGRFDALIRYACLRLGRRLGTEVTPALSRRDVADPSARTQSLVNQLASTGTLTGGIKIPGSVGSLHVSADLRAGQIICHVDVDAPRAGRPTTRVNWLVRQLKDAPDTTRIEAFVMHSRGGGATELLREVRTDPTVLIMDPTRELRTFRVARSTASGTKRGTGRGAFIDSVLNAIDDFYEQVIQNLKPWMPTPPRLRAPEEVEQAEPVAASLISTAISSQDTPDFGPDPQSENQQG